Below is a window of Brassica napus cultivar Da-Ae chromosome A5, Da-Ae, whole genome shotgun sequence DNA.
gaatgtatatatatatatatatataatggtatcgattatagaaataaaaatcctcaaataaatataaaaaaattaactatttcTGTCAAACAAATACAACTTTTAAATTCACAACTAATTTAAACATTGCAATAATTGAATTTCCATTTTTCTactaaaaataagtttttactTACGCTATTGAAAGTTATATATTCTCTTTTGCattgttctttttttatataatataatttgagtATCTATATCGATTAgtttttatctctctttttttactGAATCGATTAATTTTTATCTGCCTTAAGAAAGTGGTGGAATTAGGAACAATTGAAATTACAGTGATTAAAAATACAATGGTCATGAGAATGAGTTGTAAGAATCATGtccttattttcttttccatgCGAGGAAGAAATATAGAACAAAATATCCTAGATAATACTAATATTTTGCAACATTTATTTTGTATGTTTCTTCTTTAATAGGTCCAtttcactgtttttttttgtggaagcCTATGGTATTTggagaaattcaaaaatattagtttattttaaaaactcgACATTTACTGACTTTAATCAAGTAGATTATTAAGGTGTCAGGCAGAAAAacctttttttagttttatttattttttgaaacttacctTTTCTTTAGTTCAGGTTGTAGAAAAACAACAGTCGTAAAAAAAAGAGTACGTAGTCCTAGATCATCCGGTTTCACGTATGGTAGACCTCGAAAAATTAGACCTTGAAAAAGTAGCCATcgtttctgaaaaaaaaaaggaatggcAAATCCATTAGCTGTGATGTCAAATTAGATTcaataaatgacaaaaataaagataaatataatatattttcgtcatcatatatatatatataacctatCAGATCCAAATAAAATGAATGAGGAAAAATGACCATATTCCAccaaattcttaaaaataacaTCAAATTCAGATGTGAATATCTCACAAGAGATGATTGGAAACCTAAGAGAAGAATAACAATCAAAGCATTGCCAGAAACAttcaacaaataaaaactatggaaaaagaaaaagatgctaagctaaaaataaatatacaatatacaataaacataaaactaaaataattttgtaaaaaccCCGTAAAATTTGTTGTTTGTTGAAGTTTTGTGTATGAGAATGGATTTTAAAACTCATGTATTGATGATTTTTGTCAATTCATCTCAAATTTCAATATCATACAATAAAGTGAAATGTGAAGAGCTTATCCTCATATGCTTGCGTGTTTGCATTGTATTATCACAAAGTTCTTTCTTACTTAATAGTCTTGATGACTAATGTTGCTTAACTATAGCTCATGCATCTAACGAATTCAATGGCTTTCTATGTGAATTCAGTACCGCTTGCatttggaaaaaaagaaaagaaaatagaataTGTTGTTGTATGATGTTATCAGCCCGAAGTCAATGTGCAAGACCTTATACTCTGCTTCTGATGTTCTGAATATAAGGAGATTggatactttaaaaaaatttggtatataGCACACATGAGAATCATGGGATGAAAATCAGAAAATATACTTGCTTGAAATCACTTTGTTAAGAAGTCTCAtcttaaattttactttttgaaCAATCTCAGATCTGAAACGCATAGTATATCAAATGAAATATCTGAATGTTTTTCTTGCTCCTCCACcagcaaagaaaacaaaaacagaggtCGGTCCCGAAATCACAACCCCTCCAGCCACGATAAATAATTCAGGTGAAAATCATTTTATAGTTCCTTCCCTTATGACACCTCACATGTCCAAGCACAACCTTCTTATAATGTTGTGTTCTCCTCCTTTACCCAAGCACCCACTTTTCgttgttcttcatcttcttccttagtCTTCtacctttctttttcttcttaccATCTTGGACAACCACTTCCACTACAacagatgaattttttttaaaaagaaaacaatcacTCTGTAAAGATGAATCTGAGACAAACAAATACTTGTGTCAAATCAAACCTATATTGCATTTCAAATTGACTTCTGCAGATCATTCATAGGAATAATTCTAAAGAGAAGACTAAATAGATAAACACTTAATCAAAGTcgtaaaatttccaaaaataaacGATCAAagatagaaataaaatatcaacTCCCAAGCAAAGAAGATGTATTCTTTACCTTACAAAAGTCCTGAAGAACAGTAGTTTATATGACACTTGAGTTTAAGCTCTTGGTTCCCATCAGCCGTGGCCAATGCTCCAGCTTCCTCGCTAATAGCAGCCAATGTTTCTTCCTGGTTCCCTTCTCCATCCAAAAGCTCTAAATCAAGATTTTAAACAATCAGTTTCAAGTAACCATGCATTACAAAACAGGGGAGGTCGTGAAAGCTTACCGTTCTCCCACCGTCCATGAGAAGAGTAGACTCACAGAGACAGAGGAATAGCTGCTTACTGGAAAAAGGAGAGACTCTCtctctcgagagagagagagaagaagagagagagagagagagagagagagagagagagctctctcctctctctctctctctctctctctctctctctctctctctctctctctctctctctctctctctctctctctctctctctctctctctctctctctgctgtACCATAAGTCCACAAAACACACAGCTTTCTACGAATAAATGAATCACAAAGCTTTGAATGAAAgatttataaaagaaacaaagacatGTGGGCGTACCAAACAGTGAATACAAAAAGCTTTTATTACTTACAAATATATTTGGTTGAGAGTGATTCTTGAGAAACTTAAGTTCCTCCTCAAGCTCCTGAATATGAGTTTCTATAAGCCAAAGTAGGGAAGTCATGAAGCAATCAGAAAGAACCAACTAAGATCACGTGATGAAAGAGATGGCGGATCACAATATTAACAAAGAAACATGTCAGTTATTAGCAAACCTGAGTTTTTTCCTTGGAGGCGATGCAATCAGAACCTGGGACGAACAACTAAAATCAAGTTAACTCAACAATAACAATCATTAGAGTGAACGCCAAAAGGcccaaaacaaaagtaaaattatgTGAGTAACCAACAAATTAAGATGATAGGTTTTACTACATATTTAGAAAGAATCAGCTTGGAGAGTTTCTTGATTACCAAAAACTCATAAGAGGAATCAAACATGACGGATaaatggaaaataaaaattgaattacAGAGAATGATAACAGTTTTGAAAATCCAAAAGAGAGTTAACTGTTAACCTGTTTATCCCCAAGAAGCTCTTGGTATCGAGATTAATAGCAATTGAACAGGCAAGGGATATTTAAAAAACCTAATAATCCCAGTACATGATGAGTCTCCTCTTGAGAAAACGACAAATATGCAGATTGTCAAATGTCAAGTAGGACGACAAAATCGAGGTTAGCCATGACGGAAAAATGTCCCTAAATTTATAGCAAGTGGTTGATAGAAACATGAAACGTCTGGATTTGGAGGATGAAGAATCATCAAGAGGTGGATCGAAACAATAAAGGACTGAGTAAAGAACATCATTGATCGATGAAGTAAAAGCAGCTGTAATGGCGATTGCAGAGAAAGGATCGGTGACGAAGTGGGAGAAACAGCGTTCCACGACGTTCTGAAAATAGGTTTATGCGTAATTTTTAATCTGGGCCACAACAAAATTTTAAAGCCCATACGAAAGACTCAGTTTCAGTCTATTTTAACTGAGCGAAGCTGACATGGCGGATTAAAATATTCTGATTGGTCGATTAAATTAAACGATATGGCATATCTCTCCATTGAGTATATTgtgcttttagtattgtgatttattttgtgtatatagaatctatatataatgctagtgtaataaagaaagaacattattttttttgtaacttcaaaaagatacattattacaatttgaaattaatcaaaattgaataaaatggtaattaaatatttgtaaatctaattgtttttatcttgtttagttggattctcatgaaaaaaaaattgatcgattaaacaaatgtttcaaaatttgttgtgttattgttttgtctataaattacaaactttattgaattgataaatttaattattgcacccttaaataatattttattaagacattagagaagtatgttttgagttgttttgtcaaaattgtacaaaaatctatgttttttcatatttgtaatttcaaaaagatacattattacaatttgaaataaatcaaaattgaataaaatggtaattaaatatttgtaaatctaattgtttttttatcttgtttagttggattctcatgaaaaaaaatcgataggttaaaaaaatgtttcaaaatttgttgtgttcttgttttgtttataaattacaaaattgattgaattaatataattaattattgcacctttaaaaaatattttattaagacattagagaagtatgttttgagttgttttgtcaaaattgtacaaaaatctatgatttttcgtatttttcacgaaaatttatatgttaaacttatttacaaaattcttaactttgtcacgaaaataaaaatctatgctttttcatatttgttaacgttctcacactttcaaagaatatattagcttagtcacttacttatttttttgtaCAAACAAAGTAttggagtcttgaaagttgaattcatattattgtaaatgtacataagagtttgtgattagatacttagtggttcttgtatatgtgtccaagaaagtttcaatagCTTAGTGGTAACTGACTTATAtatgtcatactaacccgggttcgatcctttctttcgcattgtttttcattttttatgaaaaaataaatgagatgacgtggcaatTTTGAGCTCTCTGATTGGTTAATTATTCTATCCTacgtggacaccctctccatggcttatatcttgcttttagtatagtatagatttagcATAAGATATTTAAAACTGCCGGTGTTTTGATGCAGCATGAATACCTGATTCAATGCTCGAGTggataacatattataaatgtATGGAAGCTTGATCGTCTAAATATTTAGATATTATTTCAAACTGTATAAATATTTACGggaagttttgttttaaatgttaAGTAAATTACTAAATATTCTTATGgccgaaaattaaatattttagggaTACtcctttttaaatataataaatcgaCATAATTTCTTTAAATATTCTTGAACGTTGTTTAGTATTATTGTTAGGAAGTATTAttgtaactaaaataaatagcattaactaaaagaattttttttgttgtttcaggGAATCTTGTTggttaatttaaataataatcaaCATAACTTACTAAAATGCAGTAGAATAGTTGTAAATACTTGcaaaaacaaagaagacttaaaaatctcatttttaataaaataaataaaactattttataaatttgcaCTATTACTTTTCGTATATCCAGCCATTTTCTTTTCCGAAGGGCCAAGACAATCTATCTAGAATCCAACTcaagataaatataaatataataaaattaaataaagaaatCATTTCCTCATATGCAGCACTATTCCAAAACTTCCAATCTTTACTCCTCATTGCTTCTTGAAAACTCTTaggtttttcaatttcaatgtcTTCAGAACTTGATAGTGCATATGCCACGAAGTCACCATCTTCAAATGACCCATTTTCCTCTAATACTGATAACAGACCTTGGATCTCTAGTTGAGCCAGCATCTTGAGCTTCCATAGTCCAAAATCTTAATCTTTCCCATCGAACTTCTCGTTCTCAAATTTTCCTGGTGTTGGATCCATCTCGATTTGATGAGATTCTTCGCTTCTTGTTACTTGCAGATAAGCAAGAACAAAATCCCACATCAAACAAGATATACACAACAAATGATATTTGAGATTTAATTTTCAGAGGGAAATAGAATTGAACTTTCTTTTCGGTGTTGATTGTGATTGATCAAATTCGATCCTAGTGGTTCTATATTGTTTCTCGATCCTTCCTTCTCCGATCGAGAACATCTAGATCTTCTAACcacggctctgataccacttgtagaAGTACTCGATTTGATTGCATCTCTCGTAGATCGTATGATCTCTCTCTCGTGTTTGACACTTtctaactctctctctctctactctcgTTTGTTTTGTAGATCGCCACTCCACTCATTCACGAAACTTATAAGAAGAAAGGAAAGCGTAAACAAAGACACATAGCACATTTTAGAGTTCCTCTAACTTTGGGTACATCTCCTTTAGGATTGGTACTTGGAATTCACGATCTCTTTGGATTTACAGAAGCTCAAGAACAGAGTCAACAATGGCGATTTCTGCCTCTTCATAACAACCGAGAATATAAGGTTGTTATTCTGTTACTCAAAGTATTATCCTTTGCTTCGCAGTACTCGTGTTCTTCAAGTAACCTGAGCTGATGGGCTTCACACAAATCACCGAGCCCCACTTAATCTTTGAGCTTCTTCTTATGTGTTCAGGTGGCTTTGGGCTTCGACTATCATACGGCTCAAACATGATTCAAGCATGTTCAGTCCGCTTGCCAATCTCACATGTGTGTTTAAGATCGGGTAGGATTTGAACAAATACACTGGTCTTTTCTATTGTTGGTTTGTTTTTGGAGTGACAGCAAATTTTGAAGCCATTACTCTTTTATATAACTTAAGAGACCACAGTGgttcatctctttctctctcatgCATTATTTGGAAACTCAAAACACACAACAGAAACAACAAACAAGTTTTCAAAGAACAGAATCAAACGATttcaagaaaagaaagagagagagatgagagaaaaCAGAAGCTGGAAAGCTTTTGTGGAGGATTGATCTGATTTAAGCATCATCTTCACCGAGAAGTGCGACGAGCATCTTCTCGTAATCTCCGCGAGTGTCTTTGGTAATGGCTTTCTCCAATGGAATGCTGTTCCTCCTCTGATACTCTTCTCCGATGACCTTCAAGTCAATCTCAGCTCTTGTAGTCACAATTCTAGTGAGAGCTCCTTCGTCTGTTCCGGTTTTGTTGATAGCAGAACGAAGAACATCCACAAAGTAGAGCTCTGGTCTTGTCAAGCACTGAATGGTTGACCTCAACAGTCCGAGGAATTTGTCGTCCTCGTCTCCTTCCTCGAGACTCTGTGACATGAAAAACAACAAGAATTTagcattattattttaaaaataaacaagaagCTTAAATTAACATGAATACTGAACAGTTTAGCCATCACCTTGAGGATTTCCTCGCCGTGCTCATCTTGGTAGCGATTGAAAGTAGCATTGATCTGAGCTTTGCTCCTTGTGGACAAAATCCTGATGACATCCTCATCGCTGTAGTGCTTGTCCTTGATTTTCTCATGGATCAGCTTAGCTTCTTGCTTTGCCAATGTCATGTTCACCTCGTCTCCTTCATACCTGTATGAGCTAACAAGAGAGACCAAAAGCTGCAAAAGAAACATACGATTTCAAAACCTGTATTGaacattcaaaatattattattattatttaataccTTTCTGAAGTCACCGGTGGTGTGGTGAGCCACATCCTCTTCAATAGACTTCTTGTAACGAGCATGGTAAGCTTGCCTAGCGTGAAGCAGCTGCGTTGAGGTCCTTGTGCAGGCTACTTCCATAAGCACTTGGTTGCTTGAAGTCCATCTTTTGGTAGCTTCATTGGCCAACAAGGCATCACGCTCACCAGGTTCAAGAGTCCAGAGCAAGATGGCTCTCTGTCAATGAAAGGAAAACAAATTAAGATAACATAATAACACAGATTTGCCCCCTGAGGGTTTGATAATTTCGTACCTCGAAGTCGCTAGTGAGTTCCTTGTCAAGAGTCTTGAGAAGGTCTTCTCCACAGGCTTCATGGTACGTTTGCCTGATCAGCTTCCTCTGTTCAGCGCTTCTGTGAGCCAAAATTGATATGATCAAGTCCTCGTTGGTACCCCATCCTTCACAAAAGTCAAACGTCAGATCTAAGAAATTCACAGACTTCTGATCCAAGATCAAACAAAAGCaatcaaagtgattcatctcaAAGTATCGTCTCAAGATCAGAGTGTTGGGTTACAAACAGATCATCAACAATCATAACTACATTACAGATCCATGGCAATGGCTATCACGGATCTGGCTGTGAAAACCTAAATAATCGAAGAAGATCTTATTAATGAATCATTGTCAGTATCAACATGATCAGATGATAATCAAAATGCTCAATACTGGATCAGcgaggtaaaaaaaaaacaggataAAATCACTATAAGCACAGACAAATCTTCTAGATCCAACACAGAAACAATCAGATCAGTGAAAGAACATGCTCGATCTACAACAACAGCATCATGAACATGATCATAATACATTACCGACAACGATCTGGTCGTCTGAGAAAAACAAACTCGATCCTCTTGAAAACCACGAAATAAATGATCAAATCACAAACATATTTAACTGAAGGAGCAATGATCAGGTACACAAAATAAACGTAGATCAACAAAACATAGAACCAGTAAAACATAGTACCGTCAAAGGCGCTTTTCAGTTGCTCAGCATCTTCAGAGGGAGAAGGAACATGAGATGAAACCTTAAGGGTAGCCATGTTTTGCTTTGCCGGTTCTTGTATCTTTCACTGCCTCTCTGGTGAAGTGTATGGATGTCGAGAGTAGAAGCAGATAGATGATTGATTTTATAGAGGGAAAATGCTTTAAGACACGACGTGGCCTGTCCGTATATAC
It encodes the following:
- the LOC106347720 gene encoding annexin D1-like (The RefSeq protein has 1 substitution compared to this genomic sequence), producing the protein MATLKVSSHVPSPSEDAEQLKSAFDGWGTNEDLIISILAHRSAEQRKLIRQTYHEACGEDLLKTLDKELTSDFERAILLWTLEPGERDALLANEATKRWTSSNQVLMEVACTRTSTQLLHARQAYHARYKKSIEEDVAHHTTSDFRKLLVSLVSSYRYEGDEVNMTLAKQEAKLIHEKIKDKHYSDEDVIRILSTRSKAQINATFNRYQDEHGEEILKSLEEGDEDDKFLGLLRSTIQCLTRPELYFVDVLRSAINKTGTDEGALTRIVTTRAEIDLKVIGEEYQRRNSIPLEKAITKDTRGDYEKMLVALLGEDDA